TCACTTGGTAGAAATCTTCCTCTGCTGTGAACCAGTAACTTCTCTTCCGGAAATGAAGACGACGaagaaacaattaaacaaatctGTTGGGCATAGTagtctgatttctttttttttcctatcaagtaaaaggaaaagattTATGAAAGATTTCAACCCCCAAATCCCTTCACCCGCTTCCTAACCTCATCTCCCTCCCCAaaacaatatgtaaaataaaacaaaacacccaaaaacaaaacatcaaattCTAAATCAGAAATTTGCTACTCTGCTTTCTGTTCCGCATAAAACGCAAAAAAACTGTCACATTCCGATCGGCATCATTTTGACCTGATGCCCAGCCGCCGTATCCCTGGTGAAATGCTCTGAGGAAGCATAGTGGTTTATAGTTCATCTTTAGCCTGAACCTcatcctcctctccctctccctcagACTCCTCTGTTGTTTCCTCCCCTTCCTCCccctcttcctcatcatcatcgtcgtcgTCTCCATCGTCTTCTGTTGCCGTCTCCTGCTCcttgttcttttcttcttcctctttgcGTTTCTGTTCATCTTGCTCGTCCTTCATTTTCTTCTCTGGACCCTGTGGTGGAGGGAGAGATCAATATTTTGAGCAAAATGTCCCAAGCTTTCCTTATACAACAACATGTCCTTAAATCAAATGGATGACGTTACCTTAGTGACGCCCCAAGTTTCTTTTCCGAATTCCTCTGCTTCTTTCACATCGTCACCGATCAGGAAGTTGTCAAAAATGGTCCCAGATTTAACCTGGTATTAAAATGGGTTTACAAATCATGTTAGGGTAACTAGAACATCTTGTTTTTCAAGCATGACCCGCATTTTAGTGGTCGCAGGTAAGAACTAAAATCATTCCTAAGTAGCACAACAGACCTGCCACAGATCCAGACCAATAACTCCAATATTTCCAAACTTGTAGATCTCGGAATCAGGGCTATACTCAGGGTTGTCGATTTCAGGGTGCACCCAGACTCCTTTGTAGTTGGGGTTATCGATCTGCTTGGGTTTCCACTCTCCCTGCAGGATGAAATGATTTACAGTGAAGAACAGCAAAATGGGCTGGAATCAACACACATGTAACAGTAACAGCATCTAAAGTTCTTAACCTGCTTTATTCTCACACTTAATCTAAGCTTTGTAGTGAACACTACTGGATTTGCTTGAGGTCATGCACGAACAGTATTAGATATACACGGCTACTAAAGATAAGAGTCaagacttttatttaaatcctCGTTTAAGCAAGATGAAAACACCTTGGAATCAAATGAAGCAATCATTTGCTTCACTGCACcaatttgtattaaattgtgtataaaaaaagcttttattattattaaataaaacatcccAAAAATACTCCTAAAAGCAGAACCAACGGTCCATGAGGGTCAAGTCAGAACTGATCCAGCTCCTCCTACCCGGAGCCAAAACTCCAAAAGTGCATTTCATTTGATGTTGTATATTTTGCTGTGGTTCTGGTTCAAGGCTGGGTTTAAAGAATTATATAGATAAAACAAATCCAGCTGCTCATCAAGGACCTTTATGCTCTATAGCAAGGGCTACCTCTTCACTATGTGCACTTCTGCATATGAACATGGTAAAACGTTCAGCAGTCACATTAATGAACATAGAATAATTCGAGGAGTATCAAAAAGTCAAACGAAACAAGAAGAATTactcaaaggaaaaaaaaaaaaaaaacatgcagaaatGCAAGAAGACTATATACCTTGTACTCAGGGTTGGGGATCATGGGAGGCTCCCATTCACCATCCATATCCTCATCCCAGTCTTCAGGCTTCTTAGCATCAGGATCTGGAATATTCTCAGATTTGTCCCAGTCCTAAAAAATTTGAAAGGTGTACTCAATAAAATACAAGTACAACATTATgtaacagaaatgtaaaattacAGTACGTCCAATCTCATTTATATTCAACTATATAAATAAGCTAATGTGCATTTTTTAGTTTAATGGTTTACATTTCATGGaaagttgtattctgtatataaatttATGTTTGTGACAAAATCTCGAACACACGACAGTGAAGACCTGGATCTCAAGAAGACTTTGCATAaatttgtctctctcttccaTATATGTTTCAATATACAAACGAATAATGGCTGACCGtctttacatattaaaataacTAGATAACTTACTTGACACTTCTATCTAGAAGTGTTTCTACAGGTGCTGTCGATGTGGTTAGCTGTGGAAAGCGCTACGTTCATGGGTATTAGTTAATTGAATTCAGTGCCGGGTGATACCTCAGGCTTGGTGTCTGTCTCGTCGTCGATCTTGGCACGGTCGTCCCAGTCCTCTGGCTTCTTGGCTTCAGGGTCCTTGATCTTCTTAGGTGGCAGGAAGTCCCAGTCCTCCTCCAGGGAGCCAGACTCCACTTTCTCGTTGTCGATCTTCACCTCGTAGGTCTGGTCTGGGTTCAGGATCAGGGTGTAGAGGTGGGTCAGCTCGTCGTCCTGCAACAAACAAATCACAACAGTGTttacaattacaataataaacaaatacctGAACAGCGgtatattaaataaagtgcCACTTACTTTACACTTGACATCCTTCTTAATAAGGTGGTTCTTGCCTTTGTAGTTAAAGATGACGTGGACCTTTTTTGTGCTGTAACCACAGATATCTGGACCTGTTaagacaataacaaaaaaaatgtattctcaAATTCAAAAGGtgatacaaaaaacaaatattaataaataaataaataaaatatatacccGAGACCTACCAAACATGATATAGTACTGTGAGTCTCCATGCATATCGGCCTGATTGAGGTCAGCAGGGAAGACTTTGACGTAGCCGCCTCCACAGTCGATCTTCTGCTCGTGTTTTATGGTGAACTGGATTACCAAGCTTTTGCCCTCGTTGCTGAAAGGCTCGAACCGGGCAGAGGTAGCATAGAAGCGGGCATCCTGGCTGGTTTGCaaaccttaaaataaaaaagtgaaatcaTCAACAAAATTGCGAACAATAGTGAGTACAACAGAATATACGAATCGAACTCGTGTACTTGGGCCGCCTCGTTGGATTTACCTTTGTCTTTCTCTGCATCGCCGTAGAAGTTTCCAGCAGTAAGTTTAAACTGTCCATAGTCAGATTTGTGCTCGGAGTTCACCCACCGATTCTTCCACCCATCTGCGAAATTtcaataaggggaaaaaaaaaaaaaaaaatatatatatatatatatatatatatatatatatatatatatatatatatatatatatatatatatatatatatatatatatatatcagcttTGCACCTTACATTTGTTTCCATTTGCATATTTACATATGCACCCGTGACTTGCCACAGAAGTCAAAACTGCAAATCAAAGCTGTAAAAAAGCCGTGTTTTCTCAATTGATTCGGATTATAAATGGTTTGTTTTGTTACTTCCTTGTGCTTTGAGTTGCAAGGCATACATTAATTGTGCAATATACAGCAGACCCACAAGCCCTTGTGACCAATCGTGCCACATTTTTGGACTGATCACACCACATTTTCTCAATACCGGCCAAACCGGGTCATATAACCGAACAAATAAAGTCGGTATGGTATCAGTATCTGCTCTAATAAATCAATGAGGTAATCGTGTTTGTGTGGCAGATAAATGGGGTCTCTATAACCATGATAACCCtctacatctcacacacacacacacacacacacacacacacacacacacacacacacttctatgtCATTTTGAGGAAATGTAACACCACTGTCCTGACTGGTTTCCAGTCGAACACCTGACTATTGTGGAAAGATGAAAAGCATCTACAAAACACTTCCTGCTTCTGAAAAATGTGCCcaaagcattttgttttttaaacgcTTTACTTTCGATTTGGATCCTAATGtctgactttttactttcacttcatCACTTAGGATTGAAAATATTAGTGTTTTGGGGGaaatccagcatgacaatgtcttaaaaaacaacaacaaaaaacaaaacaaccatGATATTAATTTTTTCCCTACAAATCCTTTAATCTCAAACTTTTGTCAGATGCGTGAttgtaaaggaaagaaaatcgTTTTAAGGAAATAGCATACAGAAAATTATTTgaaggaaataataataagaataataataataataataataataataatgtgctaAAAATTTTATTACGGATAACATGATTTCTTTTGGTGCTGCATTGTACTATTATatcctgttatcattttaaaataaattgctaATTTCAGCGCGAGCTCAGTTGCTTGTCTGTTAGCATCACGCAGCGTTTTCCCCGCATTGCATTTTAACTTACCGGCGTCGAGGAATTGCTCTTTAAAGTACACAGTTGCGTCGACTGAAAACGCCACCAGAGCTGCAAATATCGCGAACAATGTAAATCTTTGCATTTTGTTAGCTTCTCGTCAGTCAGTCAGAACCGGCCTTTCGTGCTAACTCTTCCCCCCTTCAGCGAACTGTCCACCTCAGCCAGGTCTCATGGGGTTTATCGCTGGTTTCAGAGAAGCGTGGCTGAACAGATGTCTGTCTCTCATTGGCTCCTTAGTCGAGCAGCGATCCAATCAGATTAGCCCACGAAGCGCGTAGGGCACGCCTCCTCTGAGAAGTTGCTTTTTCACCTCTAACGCTTGAAATAATGCAGGAAGTAAAAAATAAGTGAAGGAAGTAAATGAATTTGTTGTAATTAATTCTTTAGATAAGCTTTTCGGTAAATAGACAAGGAACCGCACTTCAGTGGCATCTTAACATTGTCGTCTTGTTTAATCcttgtttaataatatatacatacaatatacacactatttacCTATATGCATATTTTGTGCAACTCTGATGTTTAATATAACACTAAAAGGCctgtgcatataaaaaaaatttatatatatatatatatatatatatatatatatatatatatatatatatatatatatatatatatttgagcaTTTGTAAATTTTTTGACTCAGCAGTGTCACTCTGATTGAAGGTTCTTCAAAAATTTAGATGTAATGGGATTCTTATATCCTGTAGCACCCAATAATATTTACTAGATATAATGTATGTCTTTTCTTACTATTTCTATTCACAATGGGAAAAAAGTTATGctctttgcatttcttttttcattttttctttcaattgaATGTGCTTTGGTTTTGATTGTGCTGCTTAGACCTGAAGCACTTCCTGCAACATGTATAGTTGGAGAGTACTGTATTGCTCAGTACTTTGCATAAAGGTATCTCTTTAAATCGAGGGCCTCgtcaaatttaaatgtataagaCAATAAACAaggaacaacaataaaaaaagtgagaaaaacaaCTTTTAATCGTACCTGTGTGCAATGACTAATTCTTCTCTAATCTATGATGGAcgtaatattttttttggccACTATTGCTTTGTGGCGCTGTTTCGCCTTACACTAAAATATTTTGTAGCTAAAAATTCCAGATACCTTTTCCCAATCATTCTCTATGGTAGTCTAACTTCCACCTATGCCAATTTTCCGCAATGGTTTCAGTCGCATGTTTCTTCTATGCATCGATAAATGAAGCTCTtactgattctgcattatggtgagttgagttacatttgtatgttatatataataattaaattcataAATACATGATCtaaagttttatagtaattgGATTTTATTAAGGAAGTTCCCCCCTTTGAGGAAAAATAGTTTTGCGTGAAACTGGTCCGTGGTGCAAGAAATATTAGAACTTTGAACGGGTGTAATATATATTGTGGCCAGTATCATTTGGTGTCGCTATTTCACGCTAAAACGCACCATTTTAGTTCACACTAACACGTTAAACGCGTAGTGTGGATCGGCAAAACCAGAAAATTGCTAGACTTAGTACTactattaaagtaaaaattataCATATTCACGCCTTTCTGTTATAGCAGCATTTACTCCGTTTACAGTTCGGACCATTTCTAGTTTTGCACCGTCAAGCACCACACTTTTTCTACAGGAAATGTCACATTCTAGTTTGTTGGTCcacattattgttattgcaaAACACAGAAACAAGATACAGTTAATGTGTTATTTCAGTTACCTGTCTGGTTACGGTAGCTTTAAAATATTGGCTTTGATATATgggctttttattttacatgcagTGTTATGACGTTGACCTTTAACTTTGACATGCTGGTAGTTCGATTGCTTGATGTTTGAATTCAGATGCAGGCACATTTAAGATGATTAGATAACACAAACGATGTTGCTGAatatactaaaaaaacaaattgtcatgttaatttatgcaaataatGTAATCTTGTGATCttgtaacctttcatttctgcacattctTCTTAATCACTGTacgcctttatatttattcactgtactcctgaatgtccacacatctctgcactgaaatagtctttatatttattcactgtatatactttcatatataccacttgctgtaaatatgctagatagttatctgcactgtaaatatgctagatatttatctacacttttgcacgactgctacattttgcacttctggtagatgccaagctgcatttcgttgctgtgtacctgtactatgcaatgacaataaagttgtatctatctatctaatgatATATAATGACATACAGAAGGAAAAAGCAAGTTGCAttggccgggaatcgaacccgggcctccCGCGTGGCAGGCGAGAATtctaccactgaaccaccaatgCTTGGGAAAACTATGACGCGGTGTCTTC
The genomic region above belongs to Silurus meridionalis isolate SWU-2019-XX chromosome 20, ASM1480568v1, whole genome shotgun sequence and contains:
- the calr3b gene encoding calreticulin 3b, which translates into the protein MQRFTLFAIFAALVAFSVDATVYFKEQFLDADGWKNRWVNSEHKSDYGQFKLTAGNFYGDAEKDKGLQTSQDARFYATSARFEPFSNEGKSLVIQFTIKHEQKIDCGGGYVKVFPADLNQADMHGDSQYYIMFGPDICGYSTKKVHVIFNYKGKNHLIKKDVKCKDDELTHLYTLILNPDQTYEVKIDNEKVESGSLEEDWDFLPPKKIKDPEAKKPEDWDDRAKIDDETDTKPEDWDKSENIPDPDAKKPEDWDEDMDGEWEPPMIPNPEYKGEWKPKQIDNPNYKGVWVHPEIDNPEYSPDSEIYKFGNIGVIGLDLWQVKSGTIFDNFLIGDDVKEAEEFGKETWGVTKGPEKKMKDEQDEQKRKEEEEKNKEQETATEDDGDDDDDDEEEGEEGEETTEESEGEGEEDEVQAKDEL